GCCTGTTTCCAGGAGTAGAGTTGTCGATCGAATAGCCGATATAATTCTTGTCGTTGATGAGAATGAACAGGTTCTCGATGCAAATGAAACCGCCGAAGAAATTCTTGAGCAAGAGACTGTCGTCGGGGAACCAGTTGATGATGTTCTCCCGAGCCAGCAACAGCGAGCAGGAAAAGCCATTGACGCGGAAGATCGTGATGTAGTGACAATTGAGGGGCGAGTATTTCGAGAACAAGAGGTCCCAGTCACTGTTGACCCACACGCCGATTCGATTGTTGTCCTGACAGACATTACCGAGGAGGTAAGAGCCCAAGAACAACTGGCACAGCAAAACGAACGGCTCGATGCGTTTGCGAGCGTTGTGTCCCATGACCTGCGAAACCCGTTGAACGTTCTTTCTGGGTCAATTGAGTTGGCACGTGAGACCGGTGAGATGAAACATCTCGAACGGGGCGAAAAGGCGATAGAGCGAATGGATGAGATGATTGAAGACTTGCTGATGCTCGCCCGTGAGGGCCAGCGTATCTCAGGCGTAGAACCAGCGCCGCTATCAGTCGTTACAAAACAAGCGTGGGGCGCTGTCGAGACCGGCGAAGCTTCATTACAAGTTGAAACAGATCGTACTATTAAAGCAGATAGTAGTCGACTACAGCAACTGTTCGAGAACCTGTTTCGAAACGCGATTGAACACGGAAGTGCCGATACGGTGGTGGTTGATACGACACAAGATGGGTTTTACGTGGCTGACGATGGTACTGGAATTGACGCCGAACAAAAAGACCACCTCTTCGAGATGGGCTATTCGACTGTATCAGCTGGTACTGGACTAGGGTTATCGATTGTTGAGGCGATTGCGACAGGGCATGGATGGAAGATTACTGTTGACGAAGGTGAAAGCGGCGGGGCAAAATTTGTTTTCTCAGACGTTGAGCTTCAGCAATCAGAAAAGCAACTTATTGAGGAATAGGTACTAAGGAAAAACTCTGTTATTCGTACTCACTATCCGGGACAACAACGACTTTTCCAAATCCGTCACGGTTTTCGATCATTTCGTGTGCACGCTGGATCTCACTCATCGGCAGCGTATCTCGGATTCGTGGTTCGAAGGTTCCATCCCAGACAAGTTCTAGAACATCATCGACCTCGCCTGGAGTACCCATTGTTGATCCGATAACCGACAGCTGATTCCAGAAAATACGATTAAGACCAGCACCTGGGTTCCCACCAGTTGTTGCACCACATGTGACGACACGACCGCCTTTGACCAATGATTTTAGCGAGTCTTTGTATGTTTCTGCTCCAATGTGATCAACAACCATATCGACGCCGCGGCCATCGGTTCGTTCATGGATTTCGCTTGCAAAGTCATCTTCTTCGTAATTGATGAGATGATCAGCCCCACAGTCTGCCGCGTGCTCAAGTTTCTCTTCAGATGAGGCTGTTGCAAACACCTCGGCCCCAGCATGGTCAGCGATTTGTACAGCAGCATGGCCGACACCACCAGACGCCCCCAAGACAAGAGCCGATTCACCGGGATCAAGTTCACCTCGTGTCAGTAGCATACGCCAAGCAGTCTGAAACACCAGCGCTGATGACCCAGCAACTTCCCAATCAACGTGGTCTGGGACAGGGACTAGATTGGTTTCAGGTAATACAACGGATTCTGCATGGACGCCAGGTCGATGCTCGCCAAGAATTTGATATGAATCACAGAGCGTTGGATCACCATCACGGCAAAACTCACACTTGCCGCAGGAAACACCGGGACTAACAGCTACGTGATCCCCGACATCAAAACGGGTTACGTCATCACCAACATCAGTTACGATACCAGCACCGTCGCTGCCAGGAATATGCGGCATCTCCAAGTCAAGCATCGGAAGGCCTCGTCGTGTCCAAATATCTAGATGGTTCAGAGCTGCGGCCTTGATGTCGACAAGAACTTCTTCAGGGCCGGGAGATGGGTCCTGGTAGTCCTCATATGTGAGTACATCAGTTGATGTGCTATGCTCCAGCAGTTGAACAGCCTTCATATCTGCTATATTGACTACGGTTGCCACATAATTCTACTGATTATTCATAAAGAATTTAGAAAGTGTAATACCCGATCAGCCGGTGAAATGGTATTCTAGTCCACAGAGAAACAGGCCGATTGCCTCGGAGCTTGACCCGATGTACTTCACTGAAGGCGTAATTGACTACCTCAAGCCGGTTGTTCAGCAGAGTCAAGTCGCGTTTTTAAGTTTTCTAGTGTCGTTGTGAGTTCCCGTTCATTGTATTTTTCGACAAACGGTCGGGCAAGTCGTTCAATAATGTTTCCGGGGAGGTCATATCCAGCGGAATACGTTACCTCAGTTCCAGCTTCGGTCTCTTTGATGTCTAGCCGGATTTCACCTTCAAGTTGGCCCCGCATATCAAAGACCATCCGCTCCGGTGGCTCATGGACAGTCTGTACCAACTCCCCGTCCAATTTAATTCCACCAATCTTGAATGTATGATCAATACGTTTACCGCCATTATCTAGCCGTTCAATATTCTCAACACGTTCCAGACTTGGGGTAATCTGGTGATGATTATGCGGGTCATCAAGAAACTCAAACACGTCTTCGCGAGAGTGATCTAAAACAATTGTTTCGCTTACTTCGATCATGTATGAATCTTTGTTGCGCTGATACTTATTTGTTGACGATTTTTTCACTCACGTTGAGATACATACAATCATTGGATATCCAATTGGTTCTGAACAGAATATAGACAGAAGTCTCCACCTGAGGAGCCCGAGTTTACTGACAAGCCCCACGCCACCGTGCGCGGGGTAGTTGACACAGACGAAGGTTTGCAGATATTAACCACCGTTTGCTCACGTTTCTTGACTATCAGTAAATGATTCTTCATCAAGTGAGCCATATCTTTTCTCTTGTTCACGATACATGTTAGCGTTAATAATCTCATCAAAACGATCAAACTCAACTGCAGCACGATCCGTTGTTGTGCCTGTTGTCTGGAGTTGCTCGAACGTATCTGCAAGTGTCTGTGTGACCGCAAATAGGGCAGAGAGCGGATAGACAACAATGTCAAATCCAATTGATGCAAGTTCATTATATGGTAAGTACGGCGTTTTCCCGCCTTCAATCATGTTTGCAAAGGTTGGTTGATCGAACTCAGTGGCAATTGTTTCAAGTTCGTCACGCGACTGAGGCGCTTCGACAAAAATCACATCTGCGCCAGCGTTTGCATACATATGACCTCGTCGAAGTGCCTCATCGAGATCATGCGGCTCGCGAGCGTCTGTTCGACCAATGATGATAATATCAGTATCTGACTCTGCGCGAACATCTGCTGCAGCCTGAATACGTTGTGCGTGTTCCGTGGCTGGGACAACGCTTTTCTCACGCATGTGTCCACATCGCTTGGGCCATTGCTGATCTTCAAGAATGATTCCGGCAACGCCAGCATCGATTGCTTCATTGACGCTTCGTCGTACGTTGAGCGCATTTCCGTATCCAGTGTCCATATCAGCAACAAGTGGTGTCGAAATAGCATTCGTGATAGATCGAATGCGTTCGATATTTTCCGACATGGTTAACAGCCCGATGTCTGGCTTACCGAGTTTAGTTGCAGAGATACTGAATCCAGATGTGAAGACTGCCTCAAATCCTGCTTGTTCAGCCAACATGGCTGATAGAGCATCATATACTCCAGGCATGACGGCAATCTCAGAGGAGTCAATTTGATTACGGAGTGACTGGGTAGCTGGTGATGTATCTGCCATATTACCTATTGGTAGCGTGTCTCATAAGTGTCTATGTGCACAGAATCTGATCCAGTAAATTCAGCTGTTTTAGCGTGAAAAATACGCGAAAAGAAAGATGGACCGGCGGGGATTTGAACCCCGGGCCTCTCCCATGCCAAGGGAGTGATCTACCACTGATCTACCGGCCCGCACCGTATAATATCGGAGGGTGTTTCTTAAACCTCTCGAAACCGATGCTAGATCTCGGACCAGTAGTCAGGTTCGTTGTCTTCTTTCCACTTAATTGTACAGCCACGGGACGGCTTGAACTCTAACTCAACTGGTTCATCGTTGAGGACAGCGTCAATTGCATCATGAATTTCGAACTGCGTCGGCGTTTCTTGTGGACTTAGTGCATCATCAAGCCGACCGTGATAGACGAGCTTTGGCGTTTCATCTTCGATAGCAAATAAAAACGGGTCAGGTGTACAAACTGCTCCATACTGTTTGGCGACATCTTGCGTTTCATCAAATAGATATGCGTCGTACTGAATCGTACCGTTCTCCACGAGTTCCTGCATATTCTCAAATGAGTCATCGGGGTACTCCTCAGCATCGTTTGAATTGATGCCAACGACTGCAACCTCATCATGCTCGGTTGCAATCTCGTTTAACAGATCGAACTTCGCTTTTGCGTATGGACAATGATTGCAGGTAAAGATGATCAGCAGGGCCTCATTGTCGGTAAACGAGTCAAGGGTGTAATGATCGTTGTCTGTTCCTTTGAGCGTAAACGGAGGGGCTTTGTCGCCTTTCGAAAGCTGCTGAATAGATTCGCCTGCCATATCCGTATATAATAATTCAGGAATGATAGCTGTTGGCATGGAACTGATTTTTTGTTTATTCTCATTGCTAATCGAAACGCATAAAATACAATCCGACAAACATAGTGATGCCGGGGTCGTGGCCTAGTCCGGGAAGGCGACTGACTCCAGAGATCGCGCCTCTGACGACCGATCTGATATACAGAGCCCCCGCTTGATCACCGGGAGCAAGGAAGACTATCTGGAGTTCCGAGGCGCATCGGGGATATCAGTCGATCGGGGGTTCAAATCCCTCCGACCCCATTCTAGACACCTTTCTGATACTTTTCTCAGAAGGTAATACTTCTCTTTCCGTGTTTTATATACCGTGGCTTGAGC
This portion of the Salinarchaeum sp. IM2453 genome encodes:
- a CDS encoding histidine kinase N-terminal 7TM domain-containing protein, with translation MSEMQLLIGAFHVGPLLLSLALGIYIWRHFKGKPIGQTFSLFMFALSVWVIGTFLRTFTTSPEVYLFLSSVKHIGTGLAPVLFTVFAIYFAGRSDVVTPTLVLGLLVVPALSVIMILTSQTYGLFYQSISTVGLNGETVLQTASGIWYWVHGIYGWTLLAVGSTIIIYTGLQLGTEYRAQASLITAGIMVAWIVNLGYVIFEWPHPTVDPTPIGFAFTGLVIAVGIFSRDLFAVAPVSRSRVVDRIADIILVVDENEQVLDANETAEEILEQETVVGEPVDDVLPSQQQRAGKAIDAEDRDVVTIEGRVFREQEVPVTVDPHADSIVVLTDITEEVRAQEQLAQQNERLDAFASVVSHDLRNPLNVLSGSIELARETGEMKHLERGEKAIERMDEMIEDLLMLAREGQRISGVEPAPLSVVTKQAWGAVETGEASLQVETDRTIKADSSRLQQLFENLFRNAIEHGSADTVVVDTTQDGFYVADDGTGIDAEQKDHLFEMGYSTVSAGTGLGLSIVEAIATGHGWKITVDEGESGGAKFVFSDVELQQSEKQLIEE
- a CDS encoding zinc-binding dehydrogenase, with amino-acid sequence MKAVQLLEHSTSTDVLTYEDYQDPSPGPEEVLVDIKAAALNHLDIWTRRGLPMLDLEMPHIPGSDGAGIVTDVGDDVTRFDVGDHVAVSPGVSCGKCEFCRDGDPTLCDSYQILGEHRPGVHAESVVLPETNLVPVPDHVDWEVAGSSALVFQTAWRMLLTRGELDPGESALVLGASGGVGHAAVQIADHAGAEVFATASSEEKLEHAADCGADHLINYEEDDFASEIHERTDGRGVDMVVDHIGAETYKDSLKSLVKGGRVVTCGATTGGNPGAGLNRIFWNQLSVIGSTMGTPGEVDDVLELVWDGTFEPRIRDTLPMSEIQRAHEMIENRDGFGKVVVVPDSEYE
- a CDS encoding SRPBCC family protein; translated protein: MIEVSETIVLDHSREDVFEFLDDPHNHHQITPSLERVENIERLDNGGKRIDHTFKIGGIKLDGELVQTVHEPPERMVFDMRGQLEGEIRLDIKETEAGTEVTYSAGYDLPGNIIERLARPFVEKYNERELTTTLENLKTRLDSAEQPA
- a CDS encoding oxaloacetate decarboxylase, translated to MADTSPATQSLRNQIDSSEIAVMPGVYDALSAMLAEQAGFEAVFTSGFSISATKLGKPDIGLLTMSENIERIRSITNAISTPLVADMDTGYGNALNVRRSVNEAIDAGVAGIILEDQQWPKRCGHMREKSVVPATEHAQRIQAAADVRAESDTDIIIIGRTDAREPHDLDEALRRGHMYANAGADVIFVEAPQSRDELETIATEFDQPTFANMIEGGKTPYLPYNELASIGFDIVVYPLSALFAVTQTLADTFEQLQTTGTTTDRAAVEFDRFDEIINANMYREQEKRYGSLDEESFTDSQET
- a CDS encoding thioredoxin family protein, producing the protein MAGESIQQLSKGDKAPPFTLKGTDNDHYTLDSFTDNEALLIIFTCNHCPYAKAKFDLLNEIATEHDEVAVVGINSNDAEEYPDDSFENMQELVENGTIQYDAYLFDETQDVAKQYGAVCTPDPFLFAIEDETPKLVYHGRLDDALSPQETPTQFEIHDAIDAVLNDEPVELEFKPSRGCTIKWKEDNEPDYWSEI